A stretch of Manis javanica isolate MJ-LG chromosome 1, MJ_LKY, whole genome shotgun sequence DNA encodes these proteins:
- the LOC108407260 gene encoding DNA-directed RNA polymerases I and III subunit RPAC2: MEEDQELERKISGLKTSMAEGKRKTALEMVQAAGTDRHCVTFVLHEEDHTLGNSLRYMIMKNPEVEFCGYTTTHPSESKINLRIQTRGALPAVEPFQRGLNELMNVCQHVLDKFEASIKDYKDQKASRNESTF, encoded by the exons ATGGAAGAGGACCAGGAGCTGGAGAG AAAAATATCTGGATTGAAGACCTCAATGGCTGAAGGCAAGAGGAAGACAGCCCTGGAAATGGTCCAGGCAGCTGGAACAGATAGACACTGTGTGACATTTGTATTGCATGAAGAGGACCATACCCTAGGAAATTCCCTTCGTTACATGATCATGAAGAACCCGGAAGTGGAATTTTGTGGTTACACTACAACCCATCCTTCAGAGAGCAAAATTAATTTACGCATTCAGACCCGAGGTGCTCTTCCAGCTGTTGAGCCATTTCAGAGAGGCCTGAATGAGCTCATGAATGTCTGCCAACATGTGCTTGACAAATTTGAGGCCAGCATAAAGGACTATAAGGATCAGAAAGCAAGCAGAAATGAATCCACATTCTAG